The Staphylococcus sp. KG4-3 genome window below encodes:
- a CDS encoding TIGR00730 family Rossman fold protein, translating to MNIVVYCGASEGNANIFKQETINLGMWIAKKGHTLVYGGGNVGLMGLLADTVLNNKGKVIGVIPEFLIERELSPPNLTELHIVNTMSERKSKMIELGQACIALPGGPGTLEEITEVISWAHVGKNDSPCIFYNINSYYHPMENMYDDMVKNGFLTITDREKTLFSNSLDSIEEFISNYEKPVVRSYK from the coding sequence ATGAATATTGTTGTTTATTGTGGAGCTAGTGAAGGAAATGCAAATATTTTCAAACAAGAAACTATAAATTTAGGAATGTGGATAGCTAAGAAAGGTCATACTTTAGTTTATGGTGGCGGAAATGTTGGTTTAATGGGTCTGTTAGCAGACACTGTATTGAATAATAAGGGAAAAGTTATTGGAGTTATTCCAGAATTTTTAATTGAAAGAGAACTTTCTCCTCCTAACTTAACAGAATTACATATTGTTAACACTATGTCTGAAAGAAAATCAAAAATGATAGAATTAGGGCAAGCTTGCATAGCTCTTCCTGGGGGCCCAGGTACTTTGGAAGAAATAACAGAAGTGATATCTTGGGCACATGTTGGCAAAAATGATAGTCCTTGTATATTCTATAACATAAACAGTTATTATCATCCAATGGAAAATATGTATGATGACATGGTTAAAAATGGCTTTTTAACTATAACTGATAGAGAAAAAACACTTTTTAGTAATTCTTTAGATTCTATAGAAGAATTTATTTCTAATTATGAAAAACCAGTAGTACGTAGTTATAAATAA
- a CDS encoding DUF3139 domain-containing protein, with product MSSNQKGFVIIASLIIVIVTGGMIIKTIHKNNVNKEKEEDYQIISKKIKSNEWEKNIKSKNETYNSKMGRPEIQVIYKDKPKVTYEYSVISENGKKEVLGAATTNSDRSLKKSDEKYQTE from the coding sequence ATGAGTAGTAATCAAAAAGGATTTGTAATAATAGCTAGCTTAATCATTGTAATTGTTACTGGAGGTATGATAATAAAGACCATTCACAAAAATAACGTTAACAAAGAAAAAGAAGAAGATTATCAAATTATAAGTAAAAAAATAAAAAGTAATGAATGGGAAAAAAATATAAAGTCTAAAAACGAAACATATAATTCAAAAATGGGACGACCTGAAATACAAGTTATATATAAAGACAAACCAAAAGTAACTTATGAATATTCAGTTATTAGTGAAAATGGAAAAAAAGAAGTATTAGGAGCAGCAACAACTAATAGCGATAGATCACTTAAAAAGAGTGATGAAAAATACCAAACAGAATAA
- a CDS encoding ABC transporter permease: MKSTYFVFKEQLSNLYLIKRLAEFQVRISNKNNYLGILWELINPAMQIAVFWFIFGLGIKSNRIMEGVPFIYWLMVGISMWFFINQGVLEGTKSITSKYNQVAKMNFPLSIIPSYTVFSKFYGHIFLLLIVMGLCLIGGYTPSIYTLQLLIYISYALVLTNAIALLTSTLGALIRDTQLIMQVLMRMIFFVSSILYLPNNQLVMTVMQFNPIFFLAEGYRAAILHHEWFFITHWHLTVYNIVLVIFIFSLGSILHVRYRDRFSDFI; the protein is encoded by the coding sequence ATGAAATCAACATATTTTGTATTTAAAGAACAGTTAAGCAATCTATACTTAATAAAAAGATTAGCTGAGTTTCAAGTAAGAATTTCTAATAAAAATAATTATTTAGGTATTCTTTGGGAATTAATTAACCCTGCTATGCAAATTGCAGTTTTTTGGTTTATTTTTGGTCTAGGTATAAAAAGTAATAGAATAATGGAAGGCGTCCCATTTATATATTGGTTAATGGTTGGCATTAGCATGTGGTTTTTCATAAACCAAGGAGTTCTCGAAGGGACTAAATCCATTACCTCTAAATATAATCAAGTAGCTAAAATGAATTTCCCTTTATCTATTATTCCTAGTTATACAGTTTTTAGCAAGTTCTATGGACACATCTTTTTATTATTAATTGTAATGGGTCTTTGTCTTATTGGTGGGTATACTCCATCAATATACACCTTACAATTACTTATTTATATTTCCTACGCATTAGTTTTAACAAATGCTATAGCGTTATTAACGTCAACTTTAGGTGCATTAATTAGAGATACTCAATTAATAATGCAAGTATTAATGAGAATGATATTTTTTGTTTCTTCGATTTTATACTTACCTAATAATCAATTAGTTATGACTGTTATGCAGTTTAATCCAATATTTTTTTTAGCAGAAGGATATCGAGCAGCTATTCTACACCATGAGTGGTTTTTTATTACCCATTGGCATCTAACCGTATATAATATTGTTCTTGTTATTTTCATTTTCTCTTTAGGATCAATATTGCATGTACGTTATAGAGATCGATTCTCCGACTTTATATAA
- a CDS encoding MFS transporter produces MNMLIEKLGLKNRKDLVGFFSVLTAGQLIYSGFEAFKGTFYNLLLEVLNISNSELGVIFSLIGISVFFYIPGGWINNRFSVKSILIFGLVVRFVTMTVVIMFSPSFSILKIIAIIWGIVDAFFWPAVLNGVTLFTNENKRALGFGLLESVRRAEEMLMNLLIVAVMALFSGLIIFKGGMLIYNLLIIPLIFLIIKYVPKNGMAVEEEINESDTSNKSLEALKGIFFVFSKPKVWLASISALTIYWCYIILIYSVPYLQNMYNLSTSQTALFGIFNTGLMGVLMGLVAGVVSDFVFKSSSKMISVALLISAITLSIVVFFKVGMIFSFVLLILFSVTTFLSKSVILAPIAELKIPEKYMGSAMSIGSFVAYAPIFWVYTMNGSLLDLYSDDKIVAYELIFKIGIGIAILGSLSSLLLVIINKRKSGNTI; encoded by the coding sequence ATGAATATGTTAATTGAAAAATTAGGCTTAAAAAATAGAAAAGACTTAGTAGGTTTCTTTTCTGTTTTAACAGCAGGACAACTTATATACTCAGGTTTTGAAGCCTTCAAAGGAACTTTTTACAATTTATTACTTGAAGTTTTGAACATATCTAATTCAGAGTTAGGCGTTATATTTAGTTTAATTGGTATATCTGTATTCTTCTATATACCTGGCGGATGGATAAACAACAGGTTTTCTGTTAAATCTATATTAATTTTTGGTTTGGTCGTTCGCTTTGTTACCATGACTGTCGTAATAATGTTTTCTCCCTCATTTAGTATTTTAAAAATAATTGCCATTATATGGGGAATAGTGGACGCTTTCTTTTGGCCAGCAGTATTAAATGGCGTTACTTTATTTACTAACGAAAATAAACGTGCGCTCGGTTTTGGTCTCTTAGAATCGGTGAGACGAGCAGAAGAAATGCTAATGAATTTATTAATCGTTGCTGTTATGGCACTCTTTAGTGGACTTATTATATTTAAAGGAGGTATGTTGATATATAATTTATTAATAATACCTCTTATTTTCTTAATTATTAAGTATGTACCTAAGAATGGTATGGCCGTAGAGGAAGAAATCAATGAAAGTGATACATCAAATAAGTCACTCGAAGCGCTTAAGGGAATCTTTTTTGTTTTCTCAAAACCAAAGGTTTGGCTTGCTTCAATCAGTGCTTTAACTATATATTGGTGTTACATAATTTTAATCTATAGTGTCCCATATTTACAAAACATGTATAATTTATCGACGTCGCAAACAGCATTATTTGGGATTTTTAATACTGGTTTAATGGGCGTTTTAATGGGGCTTGTAGCTGGAGTTGTTTCAGATTTCGTTTTTAAATCTTCATCTAAAATGATTTCTGTTGCTTTATTAATTTCGGCTATCACATTATCGATTGTTGTATTTTTTAAAGTGGGTATGATTTTCAGTTTTGTACTTTTAATCTTATTCTCAGTAACTACCTTTTTATCTAAAAGCGTTATTTTAGCTCCGATAGCAGAACTTAAGATACCTGAGAAATATATGGGGTCTGCAATGAGTATAGGATCTTTTGTTGCTTACGCTCCAATATTTTGGGTTTATACCATGAATGGGTCATTACTTGATTTGTATTCTGATGATAAAATCGTTGCTTACGAATTGATATTTAAAATAGGTATAGGAATAGCTATTTTAGGCAGTTTATCCTCCTTATTATTAGTTATTATTAACAAACGAAAAAGCGGAAATACTATATAA
- a CDS encoding DUF536 domain-containing protein gives MKSMKKIADELNVTKMTVYNNAKKANVKFQKIDNVNYLSSEDEIIVVNRIRKNQNKNDDFEGEKKEEAEPNNDNLVKDEIIKQLYNQVDIYKEQSNRDKEQINTLNRLLENQQILALESNKKIQKLENQLEEERQLNYPFDTSVNDRKNVNVKESTFTEDSKGINQQQDDEQPKEVQYEDITEEKKDDSTNEEELPKNDKLSEEIESEIDNRGEQPSKKGFWSRLFGN, from the coding sequence ATGAAGAGTATGAAGAAAATTGCCGATGAATTAAACGTAACAAAAATGACTGTTTATAATAATGCTAAAAAAGCAAATGTAAAATTTCAAAAAATCGATAACGTAAATTACTTATCCAGTGAAGATGAAATTATAGTAGTAAACCGAATAAGAAAAAATCAAAATAAGAATGATGATTTTGAAGGTGAAAAAAAAGAAGAAGCTGAACCTAATAATGATAACCTGGTGAAAGATGAGATAATAAAACAATTATATAACCAAGTAGATATATATAAAGAACAATCAAATAGAGATAAAGAACAAATAAATACACTTAATAGACTTTTAGAGAATCAACAAATATTAGCTTTAGAAAGTAATAAAAAGATTCAAAAGCTAGAAAATCAATTAGAGGAAGAAAGACAGCTTAATTATCCCTTTGATACATCTGTTAATGATAGGAAAAACGTTAATGTGAAAGAATCAACATTCACCGAAGATTCTAAAGGCATTAATCAACAACAAGATGATGAACAGCCAAAAGAAGTACAATATGAAGATATAACTGAAGAGAAAAAGGATGACAGTACAAACGAAGAGGAATTACCAAAAAATGATAAACTATCTGAAGAAATAGAAAGTGAGATTGATAATAGGGGAGAACAGCCCTCTAAAAAGGGGTTTTGGAGTCGTTTATTTGGTAACTAA
- a CDS encoding peptidase domain-containing ABC transporter — protein MKFIKQYDESDCGPACLAMISQYYGKKTLVSRIRKWSRTDEEGTSLYGLIKGGERLGIELTGVKADGIKDIQVSDLPLIAHILNEDGFPHFIIIEKKTHNKLYIIDPAKGKEKMSFYEFEKNWDGILMLVKNNPNFGYDETLPSKYKLFSEILKDNKFIIINIFILSIVINLLGIFGAFYYKYLIDTIIPSRILENLHMITIAVLFLYVVNAVVSLIRYQISLKLSLKIDMDFMKKYYQHVLNLPVTFYEKRKSGEILSRFSDLSNIREALSSVTITLLVDTLMVIVGGSILFIQSPILFYITLFLIPLYLFIGLSFRKVLKKYNRLVMEQDATLDAYLIESFSGYPVIKSFVAENEVFQKGVNYFEKLIKRLYKLNFFINIQLTINDFMKMTTTLVILWVGSFMIMKGELSLGELLTFNALVIYYIDPIERLINLQPQIQSALVATQRYLDIIDIKTESNIKEKKTNSNIQFKELLEIKNLNFQYGFQEMTLKNINISIPKNHKVSIIGESGSGKSTIAKLIDNFHIEYDGEIKIDDVITKNISRDSLRSMITFVTQQNFIFGATIRDNLKIGLEREVTDEEIMEVCKIVCAYNFINKLPQKLDTQLHNSGTNLSGGQLQRISLARAILKNSDILLLDEATSSLDTLTEKEVLKNIEKYVKNTTIILITHKLSNVKNSDNIYLLKHGEIIEQGKHEDLLRNKGEYHKLWSNQF, from the coding sequence ATGAAATTCATTAAACAGTATGATGAAAGTGACTGTGGACCGGCATGTTTAGCTATGATAAGTCAATATTATGGAAAAAAAACGCTAGTCTCAAGAATTAGGAAATGGTCAAGAACAGATGAAGAAGGTACTAGTTTATATGGGCTTATAAAAGGTGGAGAGCGTTTAGGAATTGAATTAACAGGGGTTAAAGCCGATGGAATAAAAGATATACAAGTTTCTGACTTACCTTTAATTGCTCACATTTTAAATGAAGATGGGTTTCCACACTTTATAATAATAGAAAAGAAGACTCATAATAAATTGTATATTATCGATCCAGCTAAGGGAAAAGAAAAGATGAGTTTCTATGAATTTGAAAAAAATTGGGATGGCATATTGATGCTTGTTAAAAATAATCCGAATTTTGGCTATGATGAAACACTTCCTAGTAAATATAAATTATTCAGTGAAATATTAAAAGATAATAAATTTATTATTATTAATATATTCATTTTATCTATAGTAATAAACTTATTAGGTATTTTTGGAGCTTTTTATTATAAGTATCTTATAGATACTATCATACCTTCAAGAATTTTAGAAAATTTACATATGATTACTATAGCAGTTTTATTTTTATATGTAGTAAATGCAGTTGTTTCTTTAATTAGATATCAAATATCTTTAAAATTAAGTTTAAAGATAGACATGGACTTTATGAAAAAATATTATCAACATGTTTTAAATCTACCTGTTACATTTTATGAAAAAAGAAAAAGTGGTGAAATTTTATCCAGGTTCTCTGATCTTTCTAATATAAGGGAAGCTCTATCTTCAGTGACAATAACATTACTTGTTGATACATTGATGGTTATAGTTGGAGGAAGTATCTTATTTATTCAAAGTCCTATACTTTTCTATATCACTCTATTTCTTATACCATTATATTTATTCATCGGCTTATCTTTTCGAAAAGTTTTGAAAAAATATAATAGATTAGTTATGGAACAAGATGCCACCTTGGATGCTTATCTTATTGAAAGTTTTTCAGGATATCCAGTTATTAAAAGTTTCGTAGCAGAGAATGAAGTCTTTCAGAAAGGAGTAAATTACTTTGAAAAGTTAATAAAAAGACTTTATAAATTGAATTTCTTTATAAATATCCAACTTACTATTAATGACTTTATGAAAATGACTACGACATTAGTGATTTTATGGGTGGGATCTTTTATGATTATGAAAGGTGAATTATCACTAGGTGAACTGTTAACATTTAATGCGCTAGTTATATACTATATTGATCCAATAGAACGTTTAATAAACTTACAGCCACAAATACAGTCTGCTCTTGTAGCTACTCAAAGGTATTTAGATATTATTGACATAAAAACGGAAAGTAATATAAAAGAGAAAAAGACGAATTCAAATATCCAATTTAAAGAACTATTAGAAATCAAAAACTTAAATTTTCAGTATGGTTTTCAAGAAATGACATTAAAAAATATAAATATATCAATTCCTAAAAATCATAAAGTATCTATTATTGGTGAAAGTGGATCGGGTAAATCAACTATTGCAAAGCTAATTGATAATTTTCATATAGAATATGATGGAGAAATTAAAATAGATGATGTTATAACCAAAAATATCTCAAGAGATTCTTTAAGATCTATGATTACTTTCGTTACACAACAAAATTTTATATTTGGTGCAACAATTAGAGATAATTTAAAAATAGGGCTAGAAAGAGAAGTAACTGATGAAGAAATAATGGAAGTATGTAAGATTGTTTGTGCTTATAACTTTATAAATAAACTACCACAAAAATTAGATACTCAATTACATAATAGCGGAACTAACTTATCAGGAGGGCAATTACAAAGAATATCTTTAGCAAGAGCTATTCTTAAGAACTCCGACATATTACTTTTAGATGAGGCCACTAGTTCGTTAGATACTCTAACTGAAAAAGAAGTGTTAAAAAATATAGAAAAATATGTTAAAAATACAACAATAATATTAATTACTCATAAATTGAGCAATGTCAAGAATTCGGATAATATATATTTACTTAAACATGGAGAAATTATTGAGCAAGGAAAACACGAAGATTTGTTAAGAAATAAAGGAGAATATCACAAATTGTGGTCTAATCAATTTTAA
- a CDS encoding glycerophosphodiester phosphodiesterase family protein → MNTIFAHRGLPKITPENTLASFVKCGEIDSLNWIEIDIAITADEELIIIHDDFLDRTTNMTGEVSKSYYEDIKNASAGLWFGEQYNKETVPTFKQLIDIVNKYDINVNIELKGVTGNNSVNQSKKLIQLLKENLGLLNDNIKVLISSFNFTLLKLAQESLPEVERAVLFEEHAFYPDWQSIVDYLGSKTIHIEDKGLTKEKVNHIITQGYTLNVWTVNDKGRANELFNWGVNGIFTDIANELLHLSSEETVQ, encoded by the coding sequence ATGAATACAATATTTGCACATCGAGGTTTACCTAAAATCACACCAGAGAATACATTAGCTTCTTTTGTAAAATGTGGGGAAATTGATAGTTTAAATTGGATAGAAATAGATATAGCTATTACAGCTGATGAAGAATTAATTATTATACATGATGACTTTTTAGATAGAACAACAAACATGACGGGTGAAGTATCTAAATCATATTATGAAGATATTAAAAATGCTTCAGCTGGACTATGGTTCGGGGAACAATACAATAAAGAAACAGTTCCTACATTTAAACAATTAATCGATATTGTAAACAAATATGATATTAATGTGAATATTGAATTGAAAGGTGTTACAGGCAATAATAGTGTAAACCAATCGAAAAAGTTAATCCAACTTTTAAAAGAAAATCTTGGTTTATTGAATGACAATATTAAAGTGCTTATATCTAGTTTTAATTTTACGTTATTAAAATTAGCTCAAGAATCATTGCCTGAAGTTGAAAGAGCTGTTTTATTTGAAGAACATGCATTTTATCCAGATTGGCAATCAATCGTCGATTATTTAGGATCTAAAACTATACATATAGAGGATAAAGGATTAACAAAAGAAAAGGTTAATCATATTATTACTCAAGGTTATACTTTAAATGTTTGGACAGTAAACGATAAAGGAAGAGCTAACGAACTGTTTAATTGGGGCGTAAACGGCATATTTACAGATATAGCCAATGAGTTACTACACCTAAGTTCGGAAGAAACGGTGCAGTAA
- the lepB gene encoding signal peptidase I, protein MKRNIFEWLLALLIGVVIALLLTTFVGSRYSVSGNSMDPTFKDKNELIINKLAVPFHTINRGDVIVFHASKDKDYIKRLIGKPGDEVKYKKDKLYINGKYVKESYLTANKDKRITKYLTENFNVSELKHSNGKKKIPKNKYLVLGDNRLISNDSRRDLGLIDKDDIVGKVFVRILPIKDFKFNFYSNDFDKVNGK, encoded by the coding sequence ATGAAAAGGAATATTTTTGAATGGCTCCTAGCATTATTAATAGGCGTTGTTATAGCATTACTTTTAACTACTTTTGTAGGGTCAAGATATAGTGTGAGTGGCAACTCTATGGATCCAACTTTTAAAGACAAGAACGAATTAATTATTAATAAATTAGCTGTTCCGTTTCACACTATAAATAGAGGCGACGTTATTGTTTTTCATGCTTCAAAAGATAAAGATTATATTAAAAGATTAATAGGTAAACCTGGTGATGAAGTTAAATATAAAAAGGATAAATTATACATCAATGGTAAATATGTGAAAGAATCTTATTTAACAGCTAATAAAGATAAACGAATTACAAAGTATCTAACCGAAAATTTCAATGTTTCCGAATTAAAGCATTCTAATGGTAAAAAGAAAATACCTAAAAATAAATATTTAGTTTTAGGAGATAATAGATTAATAAGTAATGATAGTAGAAGAGATTTAGGTCTTATTGATAAAGATGATATTGTTGGCAAAGTATTTGTTAGGATATTGCCCATAAAAGACTTTAAATTTAATTTTTACTCAAATGATTTTGATAAAGTAAATGGAAAATAA
- a CDS encoding thioredoxin domain-containing protein: MRRILILIITVIFVLSACNQENKPKNEIIIYGDYKCPYCKKLEKSIMPKLKKDYIDKGKVKFTFVNMAFLGEDSIKGSRAGHAVQNIAPKQFLEFQKNMFSVQPNHEDKWITNKLLDNQIEKLDISKEKKEEIKKDYKIKDSQSWNGAKEDKIKAKEEKIKMAPSVFINDKKVEDVYNFNEYKKKLNNN, translated from the coding sequence ATGAGAAGAATTTTGATTTTAATTATTACAGTAATTTTTGTTTTATCAGCTTGCAATCAAGAAAATAAACCTAAAAATGAAATTATTATTTACGGTGACTACAAATGCCCATATTGTAAGAAATTAGAAAAAAGTATAATGCCAAAATTAAAGAAGGATTATATTGATAAAGGTAAAGTTAAATTCACGTTTGTTAATATGGCTTTTCTAGGTGAAGATTCTATTAAAGGATCAAGAGCTGGTCATGCAGTTCAAAATATCGCGCCTAAACAGTTTCTGGAGTTTCAAAAAAATATGTTTAGTGTACAACCAAATCATGAAGATAAATGGATTACTAATAAATTATTAGATAACCAGATTGAAAAATTGGATATAAGTAAAGAAAAGAAAGAAGAAATAAAGAAAGACTATAAAATTAAAGATAGTCAGTCTTGGAATGGTGCTAAAGAAGATAAAATCAAAGCAAAAGAAGAAAAAATTAAAATGGCACCTTCCGTTTTTATTAACGATAAAAAGGTAGAGGATGTTTACAATTTTAATGAATATAAGAAAAAATTAAATAACAATTAG
- the tagH gene encoding teichoic acids export ABC transporter ATP-binding subunit TagH — protein sequence MDLSVSIEKVTKEYKLYRNNKDRIKDLLFPFAKSKIFSALEDVSLNAYKGDIIGLVGINGSGKSTLSNVISGVLSPTKGNIERKGSVNSIAINSGLNNQLTGFENIEFKMLCMGFSKKDIKELTPKIVEFSELGEFLYQPVKKYSSGMRSKLGFSININVNPDILVIDEALSVGDPTFTDKCLKEIYNYKEQGKTIFFVSHNMKQIREFCTKIAWIEGGKLKYFGIKKEVLPKYERFLKNFNNCSKKEQKQIKMKIDASRLTIRK from the coding sequence ATGGATTTGTCAGTAAGTATAGAAAAAGTAACGAAAGAGTATAAACTTTATCGTAATAATAAAGATAGAATTAAGGATCTACTCTTCCCTTTTGCTAAAAGTAAAATATTTAGCGCTTTAGAAGATGTTTCTTTAAATGCATACAAAGGAGATATTATAGGCCTAGTTGGGATTAATGGATCAGGTAAGTCTACATTAAGTAATGTAATAAGCGGTGTTTTATCTCCAACAAAAGGCAATATCGAAAGAAAAGGTAGCGTTAATAGTATAGCGATAAATAGTGGACTAAATAATCAACTTACTGGATTTGAAAATATTGAGTTTAAAATGTTATGTATGGGTTTTTCAAAAAAAGACATTAAAGAATTGACACCTAAAATTGTTGAATTTAGTGAATTAGGCGAATTTCTTTACCAACCAGTAAAAAAGTATTCAAGTGGTATGCGATCTAAACTTGGTTTTTCTATTAATATTAATGTTAATCCTGACATTTTAGTTATAGATGAAGCTTTGTCAGTTGGAGATCCAACCTTTACAGATAAATGTCTTAAAGAAATATATAATTATAAAGAACAAGGTAAAACAATATTTTTTGTCAGTCACAACATGAAACAAATAAGAGAATTTTGTACTAAAATTGCTTGGATCGAGGGCGGGAAATTAAAGTATTTTGGAATAAAGAAAGAAGTATTACCTAAATACGAAAGGTTTTTGAAAAATTTTAATAATTGTTCTAAAAAGGAACAAAAGCAAATAAAAATGAAAATAGATGCTTCTAGGTTAACAATAAGAAAATAG
- a CDS encoding type II toxin-antitoxin system RelE/ParE family toxin, producing MKYSLKISKKTNKTLSKMDNPTRNLLLKWMNNNIHNTDNPRLHGKTLRGELSGLWRYRVGKYRIIVEIQDDELVVLAIDVGIRGSIYNKK from the coding sequence ATGAAGTATTCATTAAAAATTAGTAAAAAAACAAATAAAACTTTAAGTAAAATGGACAATCCCACTAGAAATCTATTATTGAAATGGATGAACAATAATATTCACAACACTGACAACCCTAGACTTCATGGAAAAACTTTACGAGGTGAGTTATCTGGCCTTTGGAGATATAGAGTAGGTAAATATAGAATTATAGTTGAAATTCAAGATGATGAACTAGTAGTTTTAGCAATTGATGTAGGTATAAGAGGTAGTATATATAACAAGAAATAA
- the relB gene encoding type II toxin-antitoxin system RelB family antitoxin, giving the protein MATITVRVSDEEKEFLEYMSNFLGLSLSKIIKEYTIEDLENIYDAKVGDDALKEYRENGEQALDIDDVMKQWNVK; this is encoded by the coding sequence ATGGCTACTATCACAGTAAGAGTAAGCGATGAGGAAAAAGAATTTTTAGAATATATGTCTAATTTTCTCGGACTAAGTTTAAGTAAGATAATCAAGGAATACACTATAGAAGATTTAGAAAATATTTATGATGCTAAAGTTGGTGATGATGCTTTAAAAGAATATCGTGAAAATGGTGAACAAGCTCTCGATATTGACGATGTAATGAAACAGTGGAATGTTAAATGA